In Marinimicrobium koreense, the following are encoded in one genomic region:
- a CDS encoding type VI secretion system Vgr family protein encodes MGQLTQENRQVAISDFSLGSDTFLVKRLSGKESVSGLFEFHVTLMSEKLDIRADDVMGKLGHVSLKSENGREFSGHIARFVAGEVQGNNLRTYEIVLRPWFSFLRHTVNSRIFQNKTTKDIVSQIFSEQGLQDFDFRAQPGSTREYCVQRNESDLHFVCRLLEEDGISYFFEHAGGKHKLILVDQASAFPAMDESQLEYSPGSNPGARIHRWQHRYQYRTGQWTLNDFDFSTPEKSLLNNSQGQNGFAHNGQFEHYEYPGFYHAGDAESVPRIRMQAEELDRSVVSGSSDYPQMVAGGKFALAKHESSLEKGAYILLEVHHEVVEDTQTTGEGQAQSYTNDFICVPADTAIRPKVVHQRPVMKGPETAWVVGPEGEEIYIDELGRIKVKFHWDRDDERHEKSSCFLRVAQSWAGNQWGASFIPRIGQEVVVDFLNGDPDRPLVTGSVYNSKNRPVYTSKTQSGIKTRSTQKGTSDNYNELRFEDKKGAEQILLHAEKDYDVEVENNQTLTVDNDRTKTVRNDETSLIENDRKKTVNNNQSETIGKDKSIDVGENHRETIGASKQLEVKKDHTETIGNNMVISVKNNLTESVEGEYRESVTKQYGLSAKSISLQADDEITLKTGSAMIQLKSNGDITISGANINVKGSGNVVLKGSKVTSN; translated from the coding sequence ATGGGGCAGCTTACTCAGGAAAACCGCCAGGTCGCCATCAGCGACTTTTCATTGGGGTCCGATACCTTTCTCGTCAAGCGACTTTCCGGAAAAGAGAGTGTGTCCGGGTTGTTTGAGTTTCATGTCACTTTGATGTCGGAAAAGCTCGACATCAGAGCTGATGATGTCATGGGTAAGTTGGGGCACGTATCGCTTAAAAGCGAGAATGGGCGGGAGTTTTCCGGACATATTGCCCGTTTTGTGGCCGGAGAGGTTCAGGGGAATAATCTCAGAACCTATGAAATAGTGCTTCGCCCATGGTTTTCGTTTCTTCGCCACACGGTCAACAGTCGAATTTTTCAGAATAAAACAACGAAAGATATCGTTTCACAGATTTTCTCCGAGCAGGGGTTGCAGGATTTTGACTTTCGCGCGCAGCCGGGAAGCACCCGTGAATACTGTGTGCAGCGCAACGAAAGTGACCTCCATTTCGTATGCCGGCTTTTGGAAGAAGATGGCATTTCGTACTTTTTCGAGCATGCCGGAGGCAAGCATAAACTGATTCTGGTGGATCAGGCCAGCGCTTTTCCTGCCATGGACGAGAGTCAGCTTGAGTATTCCCCGGGTTCCAATCCGGGCGCTCGAATTCATCGCTGGCAACACCGGTATCAGTACCGCACCGGCCAATGGACATTGAACGACTTTGATTTCAGCACACCGGAAAAATCCCTGCTGAACAACAGCCAGGGGCAGAACGGTTTTGCCCACAATGGTCAGTTTGAGCACTATGAATACCCCGGCTTCTACCACGCCGGTGACGCGGAATCTGTGCCGCGGATTCGGATGCAGGCAGAAGAGCTCGATCGCAGTGTCGTCTCCGGTTCTTCGGATTACCCTCAGATGGTTGCCGGCGGGAAGTTCGCCTTGGCCAAACACGAGTCGAGCCTGGAGAAAGGTGCTTATATTCTCCTGGAGGTGCACCACGAAGTGGTGGAGGACACCCAGACCACCGGGGAAGGCCAGGCTCAGTCTTATACCAATGATTTTATCTGTGTTCCGGCAGACACCGCTATTCGTCCGAAGGTCGTACACCAACGCCCGGTAATGAAGGGGCCGGAAACGGCCTGGGTCGTGGGGCCGGAGGGAGAGGAAATCTACATTGATGAGCTGGGGCGTATCAAGGTCAAATTTCACTGGGACCGTGATGATGAACGCCACGAGAAGAGCTCCTGTTTCCTTCGTGTCGCACAGTCCTGGGCGGGTAATCAGTGGGGTGCCTCGTTTATCCCGCGTATTGGTCAGGAGGTGGTGGTTGACTTCCTCAATGGCGACCCGGATCGACCGCTGGTCACCGGCTCAGTCTACAACTCGAAGAATCGCCCGGTATATACCTCGAAGACCCAAAGCGGGATTAAAACCCGCTCTACTCAAAAGGGTACCTCGGACAATTACAACGAGCTTCGCTTTGAGGATAAGAAAGGGGCGGAGCAGATCCTGCTACATGCCGAAAAAGACTACGACGTCGAAGTCGAAAACAATCAGACACTCACTGTCGACAATGACCGAACGAAAACGGTCCGTAATGATGAAACGAGTCTGATTGAGAACGATCGGAAAAAAACCGTCAACAATAATCAGAGCGAGACCATCGGCAAGGATAAGTCGATAGACGTCGGGGAGAATCACCGGGAAACCATTGGCGCCAGTAAGCAGTTGGAAGTCAAGAAAGACCACACCGAAACCATCGGGAACAACATGGTGATTTCGGTCAAGAATAACCTGACCGAAAGCGTTGAGGGTGAATACCGTGAGTCGGTGACCAAACAGTATGGTTTGAGCGCCAAGTCCATCAGTCTTCAGGCTGATGATGAAATTACCTTGAAAACCGGTTCGGCCATGATCCAGCTGAAAAGCAACGGTGATATCACGATCAGTGGGGCCAATATCAATGTCAAGGGTTCCGGCAACGTCGTGCTCAAGGGCAGCAAAGTGACCAGCAATTAA
- a CDS encoding Hcp family type VI secretion system effector: protein MAIYLEYEGIKGNVTAEGYKDHIAVQSLSFGVGRGISMEPGNLSNREATRPTVSEITLTKVADNSATALFKEAVTGSAGKKVTIKFVQTGADKVVEYMDYVLEDCLVSGYQIAGAEDGDPVETISLSFSKIMVNYNDFDKTNKSSSPQRVGYDLTTAKPL, encoded by the coding sequence ATGGCAATTTATCTTGAGTATGAAGGCATCAAAGGAAACGTAACAGCGGAGGGTTATAAGGACCACATTGCTGTTCAGTCCCTTTCTTTCGGTGTTGGTCGCGGCATCTCCATGGAGCCCGGCAACCTGTCCAACCGCGAAGCCACTCGTCCTACCGTCAGTGAAATCACCTTGACCAAGGTGGCGGACAACTCGGCCACGGCGCTTTTCAAAGAAGCCGTTACCGGGTCCGCAGGCAAGAAAGTCACCATCAAGTTCGTCCAGACCGGCGCTGATAAAGTCGTCGAGTATATGGATTACGTACTAGAAGACTGCCTGGTCAGTGGTTATCAGATTGCAGGCGCTGAAGATGGCGACCCGGTTGAAACCATTTCTTTGAGCTTCTCGAAGATCATGGTCAACTACAACGACTTCGATAAAACGAACAAGTCCTCTAGTCCACAGCGCGTGGGTTACGACTTGACCACTGCGAAGCCGCTGTAA
- a CDS encoding AgmX/PglI C-terminal domain-containing protein, whose translation MMQTAPRYQDLVIQWHPGRSSANHYRWWPIGCAGLALGIALTLSLVEVPEKQRMTRADIPERVARFMIEQPSDPPVKAPEEVKPKPLPVAEPKPLVERERERPAVEEPANEAQREAREQAQRSGLLALGNQLDSLMDTSEVDDWVDTEGKGGADAGQTATGYGDGDLASAAERTGARDVAAVSAGEGGSVLARRDLATLETPLAEDPAENPERRDSFAQTGRTDEEVSLVFDRNKGLLYSLYNRARRQTPGLQGRLVLEITIEPSGEVTDVAIVSSELDDHRLEKRIRARVLQFRFEERSAQTITIIYPIEFLPS comes from the coding sequence ATGATGCAGACCGCCCCCCGTTATCAGGACCTGGTCATCCAGTGGCATCCCGGTCGCTCTTCGGCCAATCACTATCGCTGGTGGCCGATCGGCTGTGCCGGGTTGGCGCTGGGAATCGCGTTGACGTTATCGCTGGTTGAGGTTCCGGAAAAACAACGCATGACCCGGGCGGATATTCCCGAGCGGGTGGCCCGTTTTATGATCGAGCAACCCAGCGATCCACCGGTTAAGGCGCCGGAGGAGGTGAAGCCCAAGCCATTACCTGTGGCTGAGCCAAAGCCCCTGGTCGAGCGGGAGCGAGAGCGACCCGCCGTGGAGGAACCTGCCAACGAAGCGCAGCGCGAAGCCCGGGAGCAGGCGCAGCGCAGTGGCCTGTTGGCGCTCGGAAATCAATTGGACAGCCTGATGGATACCTCTGAGGTGGATGACTGGGTGGACACCGAAGGCAAAGGTGGCGCGGATGCCGGGCAGACGGCCACGGGTTATGGCGACGGTGATCTGGCATCAGCCGCTGAGCGAACGGGCGCACGTGATGTTGCCGCAGTATCGGCCGGAGAGGGTGGCAGTGTATTGGCGCGACGCGATCTTGCCACCCTCGAGACTCCGCTCGCCGAGGACCCGGCGGAAAATCCGGAGCGCCGGGACAGTTTCGCGCAGACTGGGCGAACGGACGAAGAGGTCAGCCTGGTTTTCGATCGCAATAAAGGCCTCCTGTACTCACTCTACAACCGTGCACGTCGGCAGACGCCCGGGTTGCAGGGGCGTCTGGTGCTGGAAATAACCATTGAGCCTTCCGGTGAGGTGACCGACGTGGCGATTGTTTCCAGCGAGCTGGACGATCATCGTCTGGAGAAGAGAATCAGGGCGCGCGTTTTACAATTTCGTTTCGAAGAACGAAGCGCACAGACCATTACCATCATCTATCCGATCGAATTTCTTCCGTCGTGA
- a CDS encoding ExbD/TolR family protein: protein MKSLSRRARRIQRNQRLRKSPGLNLVSLMDIFTILVFFLLVNASSDSELPSQKVMKLPDSTAEQPPEETLRVLISREAILVHGQSVAKLEEVTNEGGGVIEPLREELAYRLSLSAGGENDTLTVLADQSVPYEIIRRVVETSRVLEFRQVAFAASQISDPAEEASQL from the coding sequence ATGAAATCTCTGAGTCGACGGGCCCGCCGTATTCAGCGCAACCAGAGGTTGCGCAAGTCGCCGGGGCTGAATCTCGTGTCACTGATGGATATCTTTACCATTCTGGTGTTCTTCCTGCTGGTCAATGCATCCAGTGACAGTGAGTTGCCGAGCCAGAAAGTGATGAAACTGCCGGACTCCACCGCCGAGCAACCGCCCGAGGAAACCTTGAGGGTATTGATCTCACGGGAAGCCATACTGGTGCATGGCCAGTCGGTGGCGAAACTTGAGGAGGTGACCAACGAGGGCGGCGGTGTCATTGAGCCTCTGCGAGAAGAGCTGGCCTACAGACTGTCCCTGTCTGCCGGTGGTGAAAACGACACCCTGACGGTATTGGCCGATCAGTCTGTCCCCTACGAAATCATCAGGCGGGTTGTGGAAACCAGTCGGGTTCTGGAGTTTCGTCAGGTCGCCTTCGCCGCCAGTCAGATCTCTGACCCAGCGGAGGAGGCGAGTCAGTTGTGA
- a CDS encoding ExbD/TolR family protein: protein MRFRRKRQVQEAAELNITAFMNLMVILVPFLLITAVFSRMTVLELNLPGPQTEQESSEQPLDLQLQLVVSDDDLVLRDANIGVITRLERTDDEVQWRQLREALIEIKQRFPDETGIALRLAPGVSYNTLIQVMDRVGSTQQVQLGTLERVELFPDISLGDAPTDREGSA, encoded by the coding sequence ATGCGCTTTCGTCGCAAGCGTCAGGTTCAGGAGGCCGCTGAGCTGAACATCACAGCGTTCATGAATCTGATGGTCATACTGGTCCCGTTCTTGTTGATTACGGCGGTTTTCTCCCGGATGACCGTTCTGGAGTTGAATCTTCCGGGGCCGCAGACGGAGCAGGAATCCTCGGAACAGCCGCTGGATCTTCAGCTCCAGTTGGTGGTGTCGGACGATGACCTGGTATTGAGGGATGCCAACATCGGCGTGATTACGCGTCTGGAACGAACGGATGATGAGGTTCAGTGGCGCCAGCTTCGGGAAGCGCTGATTGAAATCAAGCAACGTTTCCCCGATGAAACCGGGATTGCCTTGCGGCTCGCGCCGGGCGTTTCCTACAACACTCTGATACAGGTGATGGATCGGGTCGGGAGCACGCAGCAGGTACAGCTTGGTACGCTCGAGCGGGTCGAGCTGTTTCCGGACATATCGCTGGGTGATGCGCCGACAGACAGGGAGGGTTCGGCATGA
- a CDS encoding MotA/TolQ/ExbB proton channel family protein → MEFVRFFQVGGPFMWAILFIMAAGLAITLDRFFYLSKTQKSVNRVWLKLAPMLKAQDYERASQSLTDLKDPLGRILSYGFSRFKGNPRRETVESAMEEGVMEVLPEVEQRTHYLATLANVATLLGLLGTIIGLIQAFTAVAEANPADKAEMLSASISVAMNTTAFGLCAAIPLLLLHSYLSTKAARVVDSIETAAVKCLNLMIRE, encoded by the coding sequence ATGGAATTTGTCCGTTTTTTCCAAGTGGGTGGCCCGTTCATGTGGGCGATCCTGTTCATCATGGCGGCGGGGCTGGCGATTACCCTGGATCGCTTCTTTTACCTGTCGAAAACCCAGAAGTCGGTCAACCGGGTCTGGCTCAAGTTGGCGCCGATGCTCAAGGCCCAGGATTACGAGCGGGCCTCACAGTCTCTGACTGACCTGAAAGACCCGCTGGGACGGATTCTGAGTTACGGCTTTTCCCGTTTCAAAGGGAACCCCAGGCGTGAGACGGTCGAATCCGCGATGGAAGAAGGCGTAATGGAAGTGCTGCCGGAGGTTGAACAGCGCACCCATTACCTGGCAACGCTGGCCAATGTGGCCACGCTGCTTGGGCTGCTGGGCACCATCATCGGCCTGATTCAGGCATTTACCGCCGTCGCCGAGGCCAATCCGGCGGACAAGGCGGAGATGCTGTCGGCCAGTATTTCGGTGGCGATGAATACCACGGCCTTTGGGCTCTGCGCCGCCATTCCGCTGTTGCTGTTGCATTCCTACCTTTCCACCAAAGCGGCGCGAGTGGTCGACAGTATTGAAACCGCGGCCGTCAAATGTCTGAACTTGATGATCAGGGAGTAA
- a CDS encoding bifunctional serine/threonine-protein kinase/formylglycine-generating enzyme family protein — MTETRDTKTRIAPRANTPTDATVYTPRSRSEEGPAESDRTRYQAPPRRRGSDATLVDPNPPTVVARPTKTKAAASPKRPAGHHGLLKRRFLLEDILGAGGMGVVYKAKDRLKIEAQDRDPYVAIKVLSDEFKAHPEAFIALQRESRKTQRIAHPNIVNVHDFDRDGDTVFMTMEFLDGKPLDKLLSQYRSTGLPHEDCLKIIEGVCSALIYAHAENIIHSDLKPGNIFVTHRGIPKVFDFGIARAVAKAERSDDSEDDKTVFDAGNLGALTPAYASLEMLEGAPPDARDDLYALGCIAYELFAGEHPFNRVHADEAARQKLKPKRLVGIPKSQWRAIEHCLAFRREDRVASVQAFWNAFVHRKVAIAKYAIGALIVVTSMATAAYQYRDQWIPQFSEQDVRMEIEQRLRLEMKQNELTELLTTLTFSSQWERQLWQSYTDLRDLLGESDQWLEGQRASIYKAYLEKIDEEIEAGALEQARARLTNARRYSDDEAALDRLSEQIDSALERARLEAEQQAEARRAAQALAQEQARKQAVQEKVNREFDNALANVDRQLACRQQLNMDDLAIAVNKLQELDPGRYQREQSRMIGALASCIETIGARFPDRAQTFKQHAMQIFPRSAAIAGIAIEPKDPCDASLAGMGGRGPRVGCRDTLPGAGLGPDMVVVPGIAGRPAYAIGREEVTVGDFNRFCRASTCEVQQEQSRDRPVTDISIEQAKAYARWLSEQTGYRYRLPTYEEWRHAARADGAEPDPNRNCLFSSRGIQRGGSMVKASVGGQNRWGLVNHLGNAQEWVLSGGALSVAGGHYDTSMDECQVSWQKSHDGHPDTYTGLRLVRQLKNR; from the coding sequence ATGACTGAAACCAGGGACACTAAAACGCGGATCGCGCCGCGCGCAAACACCCCAACCGATGCCACCGTGTATACCCCGCGGAGCCGATCGGAGGAAGGGCCTGCGGAGAGTGACAGAACCCGCTATCAGGCGCCGCCGCGTCGTCGTGGATCGGATGCCACGCTGGTGGATCCGAATCCGCCCACCGTCGTCGCCAGACCGACCAAAACCAAAGCGGCCGCTTCCCCGAAGCGCCCTGCGGGCCATCATGGTTTACTGAAGCGCCGGTTTTTGCTGGAGGACATTCTGGGCGCCGGTGGCATGGGGGTGGTCTACAAAGCCAAGGACCGGCTGAAAATTGAGGCCCAGGATCGTGACCCCTATGTCGCGATCAAGGTGTTGAGCGATGAGTTCAAGGCCCACCCTGAAGCGTTCATCGCCTTGCAGAGAGAGTCGCGCAAAACCCAACGTATCGCGCACCCGAATATCGTTAACGTGCACGATTTCGACCGGGATGGCGACACGGTTTTCATGACCATGGAGTTTCTTGATGGCAAGCCGCTGGACAAGTTGTTATCCCAGTATCGTTCCACCGGATTGCCTCACGAAGATTGTCTGAAGATTATTGAAGGCGTGTGTTCGGCATTGATCTATGCCCATGCGGAAAACATCATTCACTCGGATCTGAAGCCGGGCAACATCTTTGTCACCCACCGAGGCATTCCCAAGGTGTTTGACTTTGGTATTGCCCGCGCGGTGGCCAAGGCCGAGCGGTCCGACGACTCGGAAGACGATAAAACGGTTTTTGATGCGGGAAACCTCGGCGCTCTGACGCCCGCTTACGCGAGCCTGGAGATGCTTGAGGGCGCTCCGCCCGATGCGCGTGATGACCTCTACGCGCTCGGATGCATTGCCTATGAGCTCTTTGCCGGCGAGCACCCGTTCAACCGGGTGCATGCCGACGAGGCGGCCCGTCAGAAGCTCAAACCGAAACGCCTGGTGGGTATTCCCAAAAGCCAGTGGCGAGCCATTGAACATTGTCTGGCGTTCCGTCGCGAGGATCGGGTGGCGTCGGTTCAGGCGTTCTGGAATGCCTTCGTGCATCGGAAAGTGGCGATTGCCAAATACGCGATCGGCGCGCTGATTGTGGTGACGTCAATGGCGACCGCCGCCTATCAGTATCGGGATCAGTGGATTCCACAGTTTTCCGAGCAGGATGTGCGGATGGAGATCGAGCAGCGACTCAGGCTGGAAATGAAGCAGAACGAGCTGACCGAACTGTTGACCACACTGACATTTTCTTCCCAATGGGAGCGTCAGCTCTGGCAGAGCTATACCGACTTGCGGGATCTTTTGGGGGAGAGTGATCAGTGGCTGGAGGGTCAGCGTGCGTCCATTTACAAGGCGTATCTGGAAAAAATTGATGAGGAAATTGAAGCAGGCGCTCTGGAGCAGGCCCGTGCCCGGCTGACCAATGCCCGGCGCTACAGCGATGACGAAGCCGCGCTCGACCGGCTGTCCGAACAGATAGACAGCGCACTCGAGCGGGCCAGGCTCGAAGCGGAACAGCAGGCCGAGGCGCGCCGAGCGGCGCAGGCTCTGGCGCAGGAACAGGCACGCAAGCAGGCGGTTCAGGAAAAAGTCAATCGCGAGTTCGATAACGCACTGGCCAACGTTGATCGACAGCTTGCCTGCCGACAACAGCTGAATATGGATGACCTGGCCATTGCCGTCAACAAGTTGCAGGAGTTGGACCCGGGTCGATATCAGCGCGAGCAAAGCCGGATGATCGGCGCGCTGGCATCCTGCATCGAAACCATTGGCGCTCGCTTTCCCGACCGGGCCCAGACATTCAAGCAGCACGCCATGCAGATTTTTCCGCGCAGTGCCGCCATTGCCGGCATCGCCATAGAACCCAAAGACCCCTGTGACGCCTCTCTGGCCGGAATGGGAGGCCGAGGCCCGCGCGTGGGGTGTCGGGATACCTTGCCGGGCGCGGGGCTCGGTCCGGACATGGTGGTGGTCCCCGGGATTGCGGGCCGGCCTGCTTACGCCATTGGTCGTGAGGAGGTGACCGTTGGGGACTTCAATCGCTTCTGTCGCGCATCAACGTGTGAGGTACAGCAAGAGCAATCCCGGGACAGACCCGTCACTGACATCAGTATTGAGCAGGCGAAGGCCTACGCCCGCTGGCTCAGTGAACAGACCGGTTACCGTTATCGGCTGCCAACCTACGAGGAGTGGCGCCATGCTGCCCGAGCGGACGGCGCAGAGCCGGACCCGAACCGCAACTGTCTGTTCTCCTCCCGGGGTATTCAACGTGGCGGCTCCATGGTCAAAGCCAGCGTGGGTGGGCAGAACCGCTGGGGCCTGGTGAATCATCTGGGCAACGCTCAGGAATGGGTGCTCAGCGGGGGAGCGTTATCGGTTGCCGGGGGGCACTACGATACGTCGATGGATGAATGCCAGGTGAGCTGGCAGAAATCACACGATGGCCACCCGGACACCTATACCGGTCTGCGCTTGGTCAGACAGCTTAAAAACCGCTAA
- a CDS encoding PP2C family protein-serine/threonine phosphatase, whose protein sequence is MLDTQTRPQPVDTTYRRPIHWRCQHATHAGAVRKLNEDAVFACADQNHWAVADGMGGHEVGDLASREIVQGLAQLHLPEALAESVERVEDCLQGVNQGLQNYARMELDGATIGSTLVHLMIRGRIGVVLWAGDSRLYRFRNGALTQLSRDHSQVEDMVAMGLINREQARVHQCSNVITRAVGVEEHLQLDMRLFDVRLGDLFLLCSDGLHGVIETETIARIMADRDPDLCAQALIDVALRAGAPDNVSVVVIKGEPGRVDSSNGRQCAQWER, encoded by the coding sequence ATGCTTGATACCCAGACCCGGCCGCAACCGGTTGATACCACGTATCGGCGCCCCATTCACTGGCGCTGCCAGCATGCGACCCATGCCGGCGCGGTGCGCAAGTTGAATGAAGACGCGGTGTTTGCGTGCGCTGATCAAAACCACTGGGCCGTGGCCGACGGCATGGGCGGTCACGAGGTGGGCGACCTGGCCAGTCGGGAAATCGTTCAGGGGCTCGCCCAATTGCACTTGCCCGAGGCGTTGGCTGAGTCGGTGGAACGGGTCGAAGACTGTCTGCAGGGGGTGAATCAGGGGTTGCAGAACTATGCCCGAATGGAGCTCGACGGCGCCACGATCGGGAGCACGCTGGTGCACCTGATGATCCGCGGTCGTATCGGGGTGGTGCTCTGGGCGGGGGACTCCCGGTTGTACCGTTTTCGCAACGGAGCCCTCACGCAGTTGAGCCGGGATCATAGCCAGGTAGAAGACATGGTGGCCATGGGCCTGATCAATCGCGAGCAGGCCCGAGTGCATCAGTGTAGCAACGTGATTACGCGTGCGGTCGGAGTGGAAGAGCACCTGCAACTGGATATGCGCCTGTTTGATGTGCGGCTCGGTGACCTGTTTCTGCTGTGCAGCGATGGACTCCATGGCGTGATTGAAACCGAGACCATCGCCCGAATCATGGCCGACCGGGATCCTGACCTCTGTGCTCAGGCACTGATTGATGTCGCCTTGCGCGCAGGGGCACCGGATAACGTCTCGGTGGTGGTGATCAAAGGCGAGCCCGGCAGAGTAGACAGTTCCAATGGACGGCAATGCGCTCAATGGGAACGTTGA
- the tagF gene encoding type VI secretion system-associated protein TagF, whose amino-acid sequence MSANGVVGFFGKLPAHGDFIHRGLPSQCVNIWDDWLQSVIAATQEQLGEHWLDVYLTSPIWRFALSPGVIDGQLWAGISLPSVDRVGRYFPFTILGSAPANTPATVALTAADVWYESLESAALAALDGQIQIDSLAARIQSSPLRVNAEYTRLASGSGGDRIVTLHEEQARPEQVYPYLLDAALSATMPSYSIWSTAGSDRVEPCVVTARGLPAVAGVAAMYTGQWRDWQWEQPFAPCPRELRDA is encoded by the coding sequence ATGAGTGCCAATGGCGTCGTTGGTTTTTTCGGTAAGCTGCCCGCCCACGGTGATTTCATTCACCGGGGGCTACCATCGCAGTGCGTGAATATCTGGGATGACTGGTTACAGTCTGTAATCGCTGCGACTCAGGAGCAGTTGGGCGAGCACTGGCTGGATGTGTATCTCACCAGTCCCATCTGGCGATTTGCGCTCTCTCCAGGCGTGATAGACGGCCAGCTTTGGGCCGGAATTTCTCTGCCCAGCGTGGACCGGGTCGGTCGTTATTTTCCGTTCACCATCCTGGGCTCGGCGCCGGCCAATACCCCGGCCACGGTGGCGTTGACCGCCGCCGATGTCTGGTACGAATCGCTGGAGTCTGCTGCCCTGGCTGCGCTCGACGGCCAGATTCAGATCGATTCACTGGCGGCCCGTATTCAGTCCAGTCCCCTGCGGGTCAATGCAGAGTACACCCGACTAGCGTCCGGCTCGGGCGGTGATCGTATCGTCACACTTCATGAAGAGCAGGCCCGGCCCGAGCAGGTCTATCCCTACCTGTTGGATGCGGCCCTGTCGGCGACCATGCCGAGCTACAGCATCTGGTCCACCGCGGGATCTGATCGGGTCGAACCCTGTGTCGTTACGGCGCGGGGTTTGCCGGCGGTTGCAGGGGTGGCCGCCATGTATACGGGGCAGTGGCGGGACTGGCAGTGGGAGCAGCCGTTCGCACCGTGCCCCAGGGAGCTCAGGGATGCTTGA